The following are from one region of the Baumannia cicadellinicola str. Hc (Homalodisca coagulata) genome:
- the plsB gene encoding glycerol-3-phosphate 1-O-acyltransferase PlsB — MFNWRAIYNKILYLLLKIVVRSHIIPPKLLAEICLDIQEPMMYVLPYNSKCDLLTLRILCIQYQLPDPLKPIFIXGVRFPRYLFIDQSCHIRSDVTKQQQYGRILHNFITLYRHNSCSNIQILPVWVMFGRCPGKESYKNKKTTSIQFFCLLKKIINVIWLGRDSFIYFSPIGSIPISYIANSNYTINSIMILKLFRLGRIHFLRQKRIAIGPSLLVRKHLFEKLLASQTITKLVEDEARSKKISIKQAQQKALVIIEEIAADFSYETIRLSDRVLSWIWNMLYQGLYVCNADRVRKLAEKGHEIIYLPCHRSHMDYLLLSYILYHEGLVIPYIAAGINLNFWPAGQIFRKLGAFFIHRTFKGHQKLYSAIFREYLYQLFNGGYSVAYFLEGSRSRTGRLQAPKTGTLTITIQSMLHLGKKKPIILVPVYISYEHVIEVASYTKELYGVVKKKEGLIHMISGLRNLRNLGRGYINFGEPLPLLTWLNQQVPQWQDDINSIEGNRPNWLALTVDYLAVTIMTRINNAVAVNAMNLCSSIILASRQYSCSSIVITRTRLLSQLKCYLELLRNVPYDAEVTVPNVTPEDLFQHLITLNQFTIKNNSIIYVSSEKTALITYYRNNIQHLFILPSLLAIIIIAQPGISRKLIHQKLLSLYPLLKVELFMRFSYQELPHVIDLMITELHRQDILYEQQTKIYPVPKRMDELQLLAASGGRETLYRYAITFSLLCSYTRINRYSLEKQSIIIAQHLSKIHSIYALEFIDKTIFSTLITTLRHEGYLSDSGEIHASQAKEIYKFLSALISPEIQTSITNALYHIKTVVN, encoded by the coding sequence ATGTTTAATTGGCGTGCTATTTATAATAAAATATTATATTTACTACTCAAGATAGTAGTAAGAAGTCATATTATTCCTCCTAAGTTATTAGCAGAAATATGTTTAGATATACAAGAACCAATGATGTATGTACTACCCTATAATTCTAAATGTGATCTACTTACTCTACGTATACTATGTATTCAATATCAGTTACCAGACCCACTTAAACCTATATTTATAGMTGGGGTTCGATTTCCGCGTTATCTTTTTATTGATCAGAGTTGTCATATTCGTTCTGATGTGACTAAACAACAGCAATACGGGCGAATACTGCATAATTTTATTACTTTATATCGTCACAATTCCTGTTCAAATATACAAATACTTCCAGTATGGGTAATGTTTGGACGTTGTCCCGGCAAAGAAAGCTATAAAAATAAGAAGACAACATCTATTCAATTTTTCTGTTTGTTAAAAAAAATTATCAATGTGATATGGTTAGGTCGTGATAGTTTTATTTATTTTTCCCCCATAGGATCAATACCAATAAGCTATATAGCTAATAGCAACTATACTATCAATTCTATTATGATACTTAAATTATTTCGTCTAGGACGTATTCACTTTCTACGTCAAAAGCGCATAGCTATTGGTCCTAGTTTGCTAGTTCGCAAGCATTTGTTTGAGAAGTTGCTTGCTTCTCAAACAATAACAAAATTAGTCGAAGATGAAGCTCGTAGCAAAAAAATATCGATCAAACAAGCACAGCAAAAAGCTCTCGTAATAATAGAAGAAATAGCCGCTGATTTTTCTTATGAAACTATACGTTTATCAGACAGAGTCTTAAGTTGGATCTGGAACATGCTTTATCAAGGTTTATATGTGTGTAATGCCGATAGAGTTCGTAAGCTAGCAGAAAAAGGACATGAGATTATTTATTTACCCTGCCATCGTAGTCATATGGACTATTTATTGCTGTCCTATATTTTATATCATGAGGGGTTAGTTATACCGTACATCGCCGCCGGCATCAATCTTAATTTTTGGCCAGCTGGTCAAATTTTTAGAAAACTAGGTGCTTTTTTTATACACCGTACTTTTAAAGGTCATCAGAAGCTTTACTCTGCGATATTCCGCGAATATCTTTATCAACTATTTAACGGTGGCTATTCAGTTGCGTATTTTTTAGAAGGTAGCCGTTCGCGTACAGGTAGGTTGCAAGCACCAAAAACAGGTACTCTAACTATCACTATTCAATCAATGTTACATCTTGGTAAAAAAAAACCTATTATCTTAGTACCTGTCTATATTAGTTATGAACATGTTATAGAAGTAGCTTCCTATACTAAAGAGTTATATGGAGTAGTTAAGAAAAAAGAAGGACTGATCCACATGATATCTGGATTACGTAATTTACGTAATCTAGGTAGAGGATATATTAATTTTGGTGAACCATTGCCATTATTAACTTGGCTTAATCAGCAAGTACCACAATGGCAAGATGATATCAATTCTATTGAAGGTAATAGACCTAACTGGTTAGCACTAACAGTGGATTATCTTGCTGTAACGATTATGACCCGAATTAATAACGCAGTAGCGGTTAACGCTATGAATTTATGTTCCAGCATTATATTAGCTTCTCGTCAATATTCATGTTCTTCAATAGTAATAACTAGGACACGATTATTATCGCAGCTTAAGTGTTATCTTGAGCTATTACGCAATGTTCCATATGATGCTGAAGTGACAGTGCCCAATGTTACACCTGAAGATTTATTTCAGCATTTAATAACGCTTAATCAGTTCACTATTAAGAATAATAGTATAATTTATGTATCAAGTGAAAAAACTGCACTTATTACTTATTATCGTAATAATATTCAGCATTTGTTCATTTTGCCTTCTTTATTAGCAATTATTATTATTGCTCAACCTGGTATCAGTCGTAAGCTTATACATCAAAAACTTTTGAGCTTATATCCTCTCTTAAAAGTAGAATTATTTATGCGATTTAGCTATCAAGAATTACCGCATGTTATTGATCTTATGATTACGGAGTTACATAGGCAGGACATATTATATGAGCAACAAACAAAGATATATCCTGTTCCAAAACGTATGGATGAGTTACAGCTCTTAGCTGCAAGCGGAGGGAGAGAGACGTTATATCGTTATGCTATAACTTTTTCGTTATTATGTTCTTATACACGTATTAACCGTTATTCTTTAGAGAAACAGAGTATTATTATTGCTCAACATTTATCGAAAATACATAGTATATATGCACTAGAATTTATCGATAAAACTATCTTTTCTACTTTGATTACTACCTTGCGTCATGAAGGTTATCTATCTGATAGTGGTGAGATACATGCTAGTCAAGCAAAAGAAATATATAAGTTTTTATCCGCTTTAATATCCCCAGAAATACAAACTAGTATAACAAATGCGTTGTACCATATTAAGACAGTAGTTAATTAA
- the trpS gene encoding tryptophan--tRNA ligase, with protein MIKPIVFSGAQPSGELTIGNYLGALRQWVSMQDDYECFYCIVDLHALTIRQSANQLRKKSLDFIALYLACGIDPKKSVVFLQSHVPEHSQLSWLLHCYTYFGELSRMTQFKHKAKRYANNINVGLFSYPVLMAADILLYQANKVPVGEDQKQHLELIRTIAQRFNTTYSNIFTVPEPLIPNVGARVMSLLEPTKKMSKSYDNINNVITLLEDTRLVSQKIKNAVTDSDYPPRVCFDPVNKPGISNLLNILSCVSNTPIAQLEQMFEGKMYGHLKTIVASSVSEMLNSLQARYYTLRADETYLSKVLSEGAEKARQNASVTLANVYNAIGCLVNN; from the coding sequence ATAATTAAGCCTATTGTATTTAGTGGTGCACAACCATCAGGAGAATTAACTATTGGCAACTATCTTGGCGCATTACGTCAATGGGTTAGTATGCAGGATGATTACGAATGTTTCTATTGTATTGTAGATTTACATGCTCTTACCATCCGACAATCAGCTAATCAGTTACGTAAAAAGTCGCTGGATTTTATTGCCTTATACTTAGCTTGTGGTATTGATCCTAAAAAAAGTGTTGTTTTTCTACAATCACATGTTCCAGAACATAGTCAATTAAGTTGGTTGTTACATTGCTATACTTACTTTGGAGAACTAAGCCGTATGACGCAATTTAAGCATAAAGCTAAACGTTATGCTAATAATATTAATGTTGGCTTATTCAGTTATCCAGTACTTATGGCAGCGGATATTTTGTTATATCAAGCTAATAAAGTTCCTGTAGGTGAAGATCAAAAACAACATCTAGAATTAATACGTACTATTGCTCAACGTTTTAATACTACTTATAGTAACATTTTTACCGTACCAGAGCCACTTATTCCTAATGTTGGTGCTCGAGTAATGTCATTACTCGAGCCTACTAAAAAAATGTCAAAATCATATGATAATATTAATAATGTCATTACTTTGTTAGAAGATACCAGGTTAGTCTCACAAAAGATCAAAAATGCAGTTACCGATTCCGATTATCCACCTAGAGTATGCTTTGATCCAGTAAATAAACCGGGAATTAGTAATTTACTCAATATTTTATCCTGTGTTAGTAATACTCCCATCGCGCAATTAGAACAAATGTTTGAGGGAAAAATGTACGGACATTTAAAAACTATAGTAGCCAGTTCTGTATCAGAAATGCTGAATTCACTACAAGCTCGTTATTATACACTACGAGCTGATGAAACATACCTAAGTAAGGTGTTAAGCGAAGGAGCAGAAAAGGCACGCCAGAATGCTAGCGTTACATTAGCTAATGTATATAATGCTATAGGTTGTTTAGTTAATAATTAA
- the rpe gene encoding ribulose-phosphate 3-epimerase, translating into MKKFLIIPSILSANFARLGEDIVRVISAGADVIHFDVMDNHYVPNLTMGPMVLNALREYGITIPVDVHLMVKPVDKLIADFAAAGANYITFHPEASEHIERSLQMIKELNCQAGLAMNPATSLYCLEYIIDKVDIILLMSVNPGFGGQSFLPMTLKKIQQARKIIDQNNLNIRLEVDGGVTLENIGSIAHAGADAAVAGSAIFCQNKQNYAAVISAMRNEISLVSNLSS; encoded by the coding sequence ATGAAAAAATTTTTGATAATCCCATCAATTTTATCAGCCAATTTTGCCCGTTTAGGTGAAGATATTGTACGAGTAATATCAGCAGGTGCTGACGTAATCCATTTTGATGTAATGGATAATCACTATGTGCCTAACTTAACTATGGGCCCGATGGTGCTGAATGCATTACGTGAATATGGTATTACTATACCAGTAGATGTACACTTAATGGTTAAACCAGTTGACAAATTAATTGCTGATTTTGCTGCTGCTGGTGCTAACTATATAACTTTTCATCCAGAAGCATCTGAACATATTGAGCGTTCTTTACAGATGATTAAAGAACTAAATTGTCAAGCTGGGCTAGCAATGAATCCTGCAACATCACTTTATTGCTTAGAATATATAATCGATAAAGTTGATATTATCTTATTAATGTCAGTTAATCCAGGTTTTGGTGGTCAATCTTTCCTTCCTATGACACTAAAGAAAATACAACAAGCACGCAAAATTATTGACCAAAATAATTTAAATATCCGTCTAGAGGTAGACGGCGGCGTAACTTTAGAAAATATAGGTAGTATTGCTCATGCTGGAGCAGATGCTGCTGTAGCAGGATCTGCTATCTTCTGCCAGAACAAGCAGAATTACGCAGCAGTAATCAGCGCAATGCGCAATGAGATTTCGTTAGTAAGTAATCTTTCTTCATAA
- the aroB gene encoding 3-dehydroquinate synthase yields MDRISITLGERSYAIIIANGLLQDPTSFWPLARGDKVLVVTSNYIASLYLEILSQILTELGIIIDLCILPDGEQYKSLAMIDKIFTALLKKYHNNDTTIIAFGGGVIGDLAGFAAANYLRGVRIIQIPTTLLSQVDSSVGGKTAVNHPLGKNMIGTIYQPTSVIIDPNCLATLPRRELSSGLAEVIKYGILFDVNFFNWLELNIDALLGLEPHTVTWCIRRCCEIKAKIVTADEHEKGVRTLLNLGHTYGHAIETHMGYGNWLHGEAVAVGIMIVVQVSCSLGYFSNVDTERVKTLLLRAGLPVIGPMKISLEDYLPYIMRDKKTTNGILHIILPLKLGSAEVHTYRISEWQKLIAHLI; encoded by the coding sequence ATGGATAGAATTAGTATTACATTAGGAGAACGTAGCTATGCAATTATTATTGCAAATGGGTTACTTCAAGATCCTACATCTTTTTGGCCCTTAGCACGTGGCGATAAAGTATTAGTAGTTACTAGTAACTACATTGCATCACTATATCTAGAGATTTTATCTCAGATATTAACTGAGCTAGGTATAATTATTGATTTATGTATTTTACCAGATGGTGAACAGTATAAATCATTAGCAATGATAGATAAAATTTTTACTGCACTACTAAAAAAATATCATAATAATGATACAACTATTATTGCATTCGGTGGTGGTGTTATTGGTGATCTTGCTGGTTTTGCAGCAGCAAACTATTTACGCGGTGTACGTATAATACAAATACCTACTACTCTTCTTTCTCAAGTAGACTCATCAGTCGGTGGTAAAACTGCTGTGAACCATCCACTGGGTAAAAATATGATTGGTACCATCTATCAACCAACTTCTGTCATAATTGATCCAAATTGCTTAGCTACATTACCACGACGAGAGCTATCTTCTGGACTGGCAGAAGTAATTAAGTATGGTATCCTTTTTGACGTCAATTTTTTCAATTGGCTAGAATTAAATATTGATGCATTATTAGGACTTGAACCACATACTGTAACTTGGTGTATACGCCGTTGCTGTGAGATAAAAGCCAAAATAGTTACAGCTGATGAACACGAAAAAGGGGTAAGAACGTTACTTAACTTAGGACATACTTATGGTCATGCTATTGAGACTCATATGGGCTATGGTAATTGGCTGCATGGTGAAGCAGTAGCTGTTGGTATAATGATTGTAGTTCAGGTATCTTGTAGTCTTGGTTATTTTAGCAATGTAGATACTGAACGTGTTAAAACCTTACTATTACGTGCTGGTTTACCGGTTATTGGTCCTATGAAAATTTCTTTAGAAGATTATCTACCATATATAATGCGCGACAAGAAAACTACTAATGGTATATTACATATTATATTACCATTAAAGCTTGGTTCTGCAGAAGTGCATACTTACCGTATAAGTGAATGGCAAAAACTAATAGCTCATCTAATTTAA
- the aroK gene encoding shikimate kinase AroK, with product MVEKRNIFLIGPMGAGKSTIGRQLAQQLNMEFFDSDQEIERLTGADIGWVFDVEGEDGFRSREEKVINELTEKQGIVLATGGGSIKSRETRNRLSARGVVIYLDTTIEKQLVRTKRDKKRPLLQAKIPSREVLEALARERNPLYEEIADITIRANEQSAKVVAYHIISMLERN from the coding sequence ATGGTAGAGAAACGCAATATATTTCTGATTGGGCCTATGGGAGCTGGCAAAAGCACTATTGGTCGTCAGTTAGCTCAACAGCTTAATATGGAGTTTTTTGATTCTGATCAAGAAATTGAACGACTAACCGGTGCTGATATAGGTTGGGTATTTGATGTAGAAGGTGAAGATGGTTTCCGTTCTAGGGAAGAAAAAGTCATAAACGAACTAACAGAAAAACAGGGTATTGTTCTCGCTACTGGCGGGGGATCAATAAAATCGCGTGAAACACGTAACCGCCTTTCTGCACGTGGTGTAGTTATTTATCTAGATACTACTATTGAAAAACAGTTAGTACGTACAAAAAGGGATAAAAAGCGTCCATTATTACAGGCAAAAATACCATCACGTGAAGTACTAGAAGCTTTAGCCCGTGAACGTAATCCTCTATATGAAGAGATTGCTGATATTACTATTCGTGCAAATGAACAAAGTGCTAAGGTTGTTGCTTACCATATTATTAGTATGCTAGAACGTAACTAA
- the pssA gene encoding CDP-diacylglycerol--serine O-phosphatidyltransferase, translating to MLLTFKYSRKNKQYLLQLPKIAQIPANIQTLYSPQSFCETLLKTILTAKYRIYIVALSLEQDQGGKVILDALYQARQFNSYLEIAVLVDWHRAQRSRIGSHNNYANAADWYFHMVKAHPGIEVPVYGVPINTREALGVLHLKGFIIDDQVIYSGASLNNVYLHQQGKYRYDRYHIIRNLPLADSLLSYIKQQFFTTPAVNRLDIPTRIKRYQIKHYTKLLRQSLRDTCYSYKGSATLNELAITPLVGLGKQSILNQTIYQLICTVNTKIILCTPYFNMPRLLMQNLVAQLRKGKMIEIIVGDKTANDFYISHDKPFKMINMLPYLYEMNLRNFLYRLQRYIDNGQLTVRLWKNGENSYHVKGIWVDNEWLLLTSNNLNSRSWLLDLENGLLIHDHYNQLYLQSKQELSFIRTYTKVILHFNQLQSIAEYPTTVRKIIYRLRPILIDRLISKLL from the coding sequence ATGTTATTAACATTCAAATATAGTAGAAAAAATAAACAATACCTGCTACAATTACCTAAAATTGCTCAAATTCCTGCAAATATACAAACACTTTATAGTCCTCAATCTTTTTGTGAAACGCTATTAAAAACTATATTAACAGCAAAATATAGAATCTATATCGTTGCCCTTTCCTTAGAGCAAGACCAAGGTGGTAAGGTTATTCTTGATGCTCTATATCAAGCACGGCAGTTTAATTCTTATCTAGAAATAGCTGTCTTAGTAGATTGGCATCGAGCACAGCGTAGTCGTATTGGTAGTCATAATAATTATGCTAATGCAGCTGATTGGTATTTCCACATGGTAAAAGCTCATCCCGGCATAGAAGTACCAGTATATGGTGTCCCAATTAACACGCGTGAGGCACTTGGAGTACTACATTTAAAAGGCTTTATCATTGATGATCAAGTAATTTATAGTGGTGCTAGCCTTAATAATGTTTATTTACATCAGCAAGGTAAATATCGATATGATCGTTATCATATTATACGTAATTTACCATTAGCTGATTCTTTACTTAGTTATATTAAACAACAATTTTTTACTACCCCAGCAGTAAATAGATTAGATATTCCTACGCGTATTAAGAGATATCAGATTAAACATTATACTAAGTTATTACGTCAATCTTTACGCGATACCTGTTATAGCTATAAAGGAAGTGCTACGTTGAATGAGTTAGCGATTACACCATTAGTTGGCTTAGGTAAACAAAGCATATTAAACCAAACTATTTATCAATTAATTTGTACAGTAAATACTAAGATTATTTTATGTACACCCTACTTTAATATGCCAAGGCTACTAATGCAAAATTTAGTTGCTCAATTACGTAAAGGTAAGATGATTGAAATAATCGTAGGAGATAAAACGGCTAATGACTTTTATATTTCTCATGATAAACCATTTAAAATGATAAATATGCTACCGTATTTATACGAAATGAACTTACGTAACTTTCTTTACCGACTACAACGTTATATAGATAACGGTCAATTAACAGTAAGACTATGGAAAAATGGTGAAAATAGCTATCATGTAAAGGGTATATGGGTAGATAATGAGTGGCTATTATTAACTAGTAATAATCTTAATTCACGTTCTTGGTTACTGGATTTAGAAAATGGACTATTAATTCACGATCATTATAACCAATTATATCTCCAAAGTAAGCAAGAATTATCCTTCATAAGAACTTACACTAAAGTTATACTCCATTTTAATCAATTACAAAGCATTGCTGAATATCCAACTACAGTAAGAAAAATTATTTATCGTTTACGACCGATCCTGATTGACCGCTTAATTAGTAAATTACTCTAA